In Sphingobacteriaceae bacterium, the following proteins share a genomic window:
- a CDS encoding protein-L-isoaspartate O-methyltransferase, which produces MFYNVSKEDEYLFQGKRRRLVDVLKTKGIKDSKVLSAIEKIPRHLFFDTSTARPALLDHAYSDKALPIGAGQTISQPYTVAFQTEQLEIKPGEKVLEIGTGCGYQTAVLLEVGAKVYSIERQKTLFDKTKLFLPYIGYSGAKLIYGDGYKGLPLYAPYDKIIVTAGAPYIPNDLLQQLKVGGILLIPLGEGQTQEMVWLKKMSESNFDKKVLGSFKFVPLLQNKSGS; this is translated from the coding sequence GTGTTTTACAACGTTTCTAAAGAAGATGAATACCTGTTCCAGGGCAAACGGCGACGTTTGGTCGATGTGCTAAAAACAAAAGGAATAAAGGATTCAAAGGTTTTGTCGGCTATAGAAAAAATTCCAAGACATTTATTTTTTGACACCAGTACCGCCCGTCCGGCCCTACTGGATCACGCATACAGCGATAAAGCTTTACCTATTGGAGCCGGACAAACCATTTCGCAGCCTTACACAGTTGCCTTTCAAACCGAGCAATTAGAAATAAAGCCAGGGGAGAAAGTTCTTGAAATAGGCACCGGCTGTGGTTACCAGACTGCTGTATTACTGGAAGTAGGGGCGAAGGTTTATAGTATTGAACGCCAGAAAACCCTTTTTGATAAAACAAAATTATTTCTGCCCTATATAGGTTACAGTGGCGCAAAATTAATTTATGGCGATGGGTACAAAGGCTTGCCATTATATGCTCCCTACGATAAAATTATTGTTACCGCGGGAGCACCTTACATTCCAAACGATTTATTACAACAATTAAAAGTTGGCGGCATTCTCCTTATCCCTCTTGGTGAAGGGCAAACGCAAGAAATGGTGTGGCTAAAAAAAATGAGTGAAAGCAACTTCGACAAGAAAGTTCTGGGTAGTTTTAAATTTGTGCCCTTGTTGCAGAATAAATCAGGGAGTTAA
- a CDS encoding oxidoreductase — MIKDIALIGLGYIGKIHLRLLKENPNWNLVGVFDIDQKITKDLALQYNVKAYHSLEETLLECEVVDITTPSSTHFDIAKQAIIAGKHIFIEKPVTSTLKESKQLQNLIKEAGVIFQVSQVERYNPAFIAALPYTKNPVFIEVHRLAQYNSRGTDVSVVLDLMMHDLDLILNIVKSNVRKIHVSGGNLVSAAADIVNARIEFENSVVANITTNRMAFKNSRKFRVFTKDNLVSINLLDKITEVIKLKPAVANTKNLVLDPGRGLPKKEIVFEHPIILPTNAINEELNTFHNNVNSNKVIKAGIDDAIQTLELAFDIEEKLNL; from the coding sequence ATGATAAAAGATATCGCCTTAATAGGATTAGGGTACATTGGGAAGATCCACCTGCGTTTATTGAAAGAAAACCCGAACTGGAATTTGGTGGGAGTGTTTGATATAGATCAAAAAATAACGAAAGATCTCGCTCTTCAATACAACGTTAAAGCATACCATTCTCTGGAAGAAACTCTGCTAGAGTGTGAAGTTGTAGACATTACCACGCCAAGCAGCACCCATTTTGACATCGCCAAACAAGCCATAATTGCCGGCAAACATATTTTTATTGAAAAACCAGTAACCTCCACACTTAAAGAATCAAAACAGCTTCAAAACCTTATCAAGGAAGCAGGAGTTATCTTCCAGGTCAGCCAGGTTGAGCGCTACAATCCTGCTTTTATAGCTGCCCTGCCCTACACCAAAAATCCGGTTTTTATTGAGGTACATCGCCTGGCCCAATATAACTCCAGGGGGACAGATGTTTCGGTTGTGTTGGATCTTATGATGCACGACCTGGACCTTATATTAAACATTGTAAAATCAAATGTCAGAAAAATACATGTTTCCGGAGGTAACCTTGTAAGTGCTGCCGCTGATATTGTGAATGCAAGAATAGAATTTGAAAATTCGGTTGTTGCAAATATTACCACTAACCGTATGGCTTTTAAAAACAGTCGCAAGTTTAGGGTATTTACTAAAGACAACCTTGTGAGTATTAATTTATTAGATAAAATTACGGAAGTAATTAAATTAAAACCTGCAGTAGCCAATACCAAAAACCTCGTATTAGATCCGGGCAGAGGTTTGCCAAAAAAAGAAATTGTTTTCGAGCATCCAATTATTTTACCAACAAACGCAATAAATGAAGAGTTAAATACGTTCCATAATAACGTTAATTCAAATAAGGTTATAAAAGCCGGCATCGACGATGCTATTCAAACCCTCGAACTGGCGTTTGATATAGAAGAAAAATTGAATTTGTAA
- a CDS encoding polyprenyl glycosylphosphotransferase has product MSRKLRTLYYILTDFLSAALAWTLFNYYRKTQIDILKTGGQQQGSIFDDQYFISISILPLIWVLVYYLSGSYNNVLRKSRINEFVQLLATSIIGVTVLFFVLLLDDSVVSYRLYYKLYFVLFTSHFIITAFFRLLLSSNTNKKIHKREFGFNTVIIGSNERALKMFKEINALKYGIGNKFIGFIHIEGKNGYSEQLRKELPHLGEYHEVKSIIERHQIEEVIIALESWEHEYIKNIVNDLGDLGVIIKIIPDMYDILSGHVKMTSILGTPLIEIKNQIIPEWQISVKRFIDVSVSIVVIIFFSWLYVLIGIIVRLGSKGPMFFRQERIGIHGKPFYIFKYRTMEIDAEKDGPSLSSANDPRVTSFGRFLRKVRLDEMPQFFNVIIGDMSLVGPRPERKYYIERIVLKAPHYKHLHKIRPGITSWGQVKFGYAENVDEMIDRLKFDILYVENMSLLLDFKILVHTILIVLQGRGK; this is encoded by the coding sequence ATGAGTCGGAAATTACGAACCCTTTATTATATCCTAACGGATTTTTTGTCAGCGGCTCTGGCATGGACACTGTTTAATTATTACAGGAAGACTCAAATTGATATTTTAAAAACCGGTGGACAGCAGCAAGGGTCTATATTTGATGATCAGTATTTTATCAGTATAAGTATTTTACCTTTAATCTGGGTACTTGTTTATTATTTATCTGGCTCCTACAACAATGTGCTTCGTAAATCGCGTATCAATGAGTTTGTTCAGTTATTGGCCACTTCTATTATTGGTGTAACTGTTTTATTCTTTGTGTTGTTATTGGATGATTCTGTGGTGTCTTACAGACTATATTACAAACTTTATTTTGTTCTTTTTACTTCTCATTTTATAATCACCGCATTTTTCAGATTGCTATTGTCGAGTAATACGAATAAAAAAATACACAAACGCGAATTTGGTTTTAATACGGTTATCATTGGAAGCAACGAGCGTGCTTTAAAAATGTTTAAGGAAATTAACGCGCTTAAATATGGCATTGGGAACAAATTTATCGGCTTCATTCACATAGAAGGAAAAAACGGCTACTCGGAACAATTAAGAAAAGAACTTCCGCATTTGGGGGAATACCACGAAGTGAAAAGCATTATCGAGAGGCACCAGATCGAAGAAGTGATCATTGCCCTCGAAAGCTGGGAACACGAATACATTAAAAACATTGTAAACGATTTAGGTGATCTTGGTGTCATCATAAAAATCATTCCCGATATGTATGATATTTTGAGCGGACACGTGAAGATGACCAGTATTCTTGGAACGCCGCTTATCGAGATAAAAAACCAGATCATTCCGGAGTGGCAGATTTCTGTAAAACGCTTTATTGATGTGAGTGTTTCCATCGTCGTAATTATCTTTTTCAGCTGGCTATATGTGCTTATCGGCATCATTGTAAGACTTGGCTCCAAAGGCCCCATGTTCTTCAGACAGGAGCGTATCGGCATTCATGGTAAACCTTTTTATATTTTTAAATACAGAACAATGGAGATTGACGCCGAAAAAGATGGTCCATCGCTTTCCAGCGCAAACGATCCCAGGGTTACTTCTTTCGGAAGATTTCTTCGTAAAGTGCGGCTCGATGAAATGCCTCAGTTCTTTAATGTAATTATCGGAGATATGAGTTTAGTAGGTCCGAGACCCGAACGTAAATATTACATTGAACGTATAGTTCTAAAGGCACCACATTACAAACATTTACATAAAATTCGCCCTGGTATTACCAGCTGGGGACAAGTAAAATTCGGTTACGCAGAAAATGTGGACGAGATGATTGATCGTTTAAAATTTGATATTCTGTATGTGGAGAACATGAGTTTGCTTCTGGATTTTAAGATCCTGGTGCATACTATTTTGATTGTTTTGCAAGGGAGAGGGAAGTAG